A part of Desulfomicrobium baculatum DSM 4028 genomic DNA contains:
- a CDS encoding D-alanyl-D-alanine carboxypeptidase family protein: MTKRYAAKFLFVLVIYALISGLAGIGFSAFASSGTHVFRGAVAPKPKIQAVAADSQIADRAEPDTPAQSVPAASPAKAAASKKKTTTPAPDVVKKTAKTAPKQTDAAPKAPAVKAKKSAVDKTKSAKPAVKPGTSKDLLLNAQAALLINMSTGDVYYEHNPDKTIAPASITKLLTLYIIREALAQGRLSQATPIPVSAEAVKTGGSRMRLKRNEKVPLGELIKGISVVSANNACVAVAEYFGKGDPSKFVAQMNEKAKKIGMVNSRFKNPNGLPASGQLSTARDIAKLSVAYLRTFPESLKVHSMTSHTFHGATHRNANTLLRTYKGVDGLKTGFVCDAGYNITATAKRGKTRLVAVVLGAQNSAVRQRETARLLDYGFRRAADEEKLANKTSAAAKKPKA; encoded by the coding sequence ATGACGAAAAGATACGCTGCTAAATTTTTGTTCGTATTGGTAATATATGCCCTGATCAGCGGATTGGCCGGAATCGGTTTTTCCGCTTTTGCGTCTTCGGGGACTCACGTTTTTCGGGGAGCGGTTGCGCCCAAGCCCAAGATCCAGGCCGTTGCGGCAGACAGCCAGATTGCGGATCGGGCTGAACCCGACACGCCTGCTCAGTCCGTTCCGGCAGCATCCCCCGCAAAGGCTGCGGCATCGAAAAAGAAGACGACCACGCCCGCGCCCGATGTGGTCAAGAAAACGGCCAAGACCGCCCCAAAACAAACCGACGCCGCGCCAAAGGCTCCGGCGGTAAAAGCCAAAAAATCCGCCGTGGACAAGACCAAATCGGCGAAGCCTGCCGTGAAGCCGGGCACGTCCAAGGATTTGTTGCTGAACGCGCAGGCCGCATTGCTGATCAACATGTCCACTGGCGACGTCTATTATGAGCACAACCCGGACAAGACCATTGCGCCGGCATCGATCACCAAGCTCTTGACGTTGTACATTATCCGCGAAGCCCTGGCCCAGGGCAGGCTTTCGCAGGCGACCCCCATTCCCGTCAGCGCCGAGGCGGTCAAGACCGGCGGTTCGCGCATGCGTCTCAAGCGCAATGAAAAGGTCCCGCTTGGCGAGCTTATCAAGGGTATCAGCGTGGTTTCGGCCAACAACGCCTGCGTGGCCGTGGCTGAATATTTCGGCAAGGGCGATCCTTCCAAGTTCGTGGCGCAGATGAACGAAAAGGCCAAGAAGATCGGAATGGTCAACAGCCGCTTCAAGAATCCCAACGGCCTGCCCGCCTCGGGGCAGCTCTCCACCGCTCGGGACATCGCCAAGCTGTCCGTGGCCTATCTGCGCACTTTTCCCGAATCGCTGAAGGTGCATTCCATGACAAGCCACACCTTTCACGGCGCCACGCATCGCAACGCCAACACGCTGCTTCGTACATACAAGGGCGTGGATGGGCTCAAGACCGGCTTTGTTTGCGACGCCGGATACAACATCACGGCCACGGCCAAGCGCGGCAAGACCCGGCTTGTCGCCGTGGTGCTCGGTGCCCAGAATTCCGCCGTGCGCCAGCGCGAGACGGCCAGACTGCTTGATTATGGATTTCGGCGCGCGGCCGATGAAGAGAAGCTCGCCAACAAAACCTCGGCCGCGGCCAAGAAACCAAAAGCCTGA
- a CDS encoding PilZ domain-containing protein — MVHEMQKNRKWKRYGCLLPCRIIPQTETDMVVSARIINIGRGGLLIEADYNFTMGDRVIVAAANTGFERFEAIEEVHGTVRWGQVDDSSLMGLYYIGVEFDELLPLKQAVDGQS, encoded by the coding sequence ATGGTTCATGAGATGCAGAAAAACAGAAAATGGAAGCGCTACGGCTGTCTGCTCCCCTGCAGGATCATCCCGCAAACCGAGACCGACATGGTCGTCTCGGCACGGATCATAAACATCGGCCGCGGCGGTTTGCTCATCGAAGCCGACTATAATTTCACGATGGGAGACAGGGTCATCGTAGCGGCTGCCAACACGGGGTTCGAACGCTTCGAGGCCATCGAGGAAGTGCACGGGACCGTGCGCTGGGGGCAAGTCGACGACAGTTCCCTCATGGGGCTTTATTACATCGGAGTCGAATTCGACGAACTGCTCCCCCTCAAACAGGCGGTGGACGGCCAATCCTGA
- a CDS encoding PilZ domain-containing protein, producing the protein MDQNKRRWDREPITVPCKISYEGDSRNSAPGSIINLSPGGVMLATEQGFIANERVAITLEDEYDALLFEFAEILIGTVRWSQSTASSGQNVYHVGIALERELPRRMVLTEQ; encoded by the coding sequence ATGGATCAAAACAAGCGCCGCTGGGACCGCGAACCGATAACGGTGCCGTGCAAGATCAGCTACGAAGGCGATAGCCGCAACTCGGCCCCGGGCAGCATCATCAACCTGAGTCCGGGCGGAGTCATGCTTGCGACGGAACAAGGGTTCATCGCCAACGAACGTGTGGCCATCACCCTGGAGGACGAGTACGACGCCCTGCTCTTTGAATTCGCCGAGATTCTGATCGGTACGGTGCGCTGGAGCCAGTCTACGGCATCCTCGGGTCAAAACGTCTACCATGTGGGGATCGCCCTGGAACGCGAACTGCCGCGCAGGATGGTGCTGACCGAGCAATAA
- a CDS encoding lipoate--protein ligase, with the protein MRFIHNTCTNPAFNLAAEEWLLRNTDTDIFMLWRNEPAVIVGRNQNTVSEIDEEFVRERGISVIRRLTGGGAVFHDLGNVNFTFIQLGKQSRHLDFHRFTAPIMEALQAMGVNCQFEGRNDLVIDGQKFSGNAQLLEKDRVLHHGTLLFSSQMADLSGALKVNPVKYADKAVKSVTKRVTNISSHLPEPIDVETFVHRVMAHISGHESENLPGLRTDEEAAINELVESKYGTWDWNFGSSPNYGFTRSTRTEGGVVEVHLDVQHGRIEQARIFGDFFGARAVSELESLLAGCRHERGDLSKLLEDVPVGDFIRNVDAATFIDCLF; encoded by the coding sequence ATGCGTTTCATCCACAACACCTGCACCAACCCGGCCTTCAACCTTGCGGCCGAGGAATGGCTGCTGCGCAATACGGACACGGACATCTTCATGCTTTGGCGCAACGAACCCGCCGTCATCGTCGGGCGCAACCAGAACACGGTTTCCGAGATCGACGAGGAGTTCGTGCGTGAACGGGGCATCTCGGTCATTCGGCGCCTGACCGGTGGAGGGGCGGTTTTTCATGATCTGGGCAACGTCAACTTCACCTTCATCCAACTCGGGAAGCAATCCAGGCATCTGGATTTCCATCGCTTCACGGCTCCGATCATGGAGGCCCTGCAAGCCATGGGCGTGAACTGCCAGTTTGAAGGCCGCAACGATCTGGTCATCGACGGACAAAAATTTTCCGGCAATGCCCAACTCCTGGAAAAGGACCGCGTTCTGCACCATGGCACGCTCCTCTTCTCGTCCCAGATGGCCGACCTGTCCGGAGCCCTCAAGGTCAACCCGGTCAAATACGCGGACAAGGCGGTCAAGAGCGTCACGAAGCGGGTCACCAACATCTCAAGCCACCTGCCTGAACCCATCGATGTGGAGACCTTTGTCCACCGCGTCATGGCCCATATCTCAGGCCATGAATCGGAGAACCTGCCGGGCCTGCGCACCGATGAGGAAGCAGCCATAAACGAGCTCGTGGAATCAAAATACGGCACCTGGGACTGGAATTTCGGATCATCGCCCAATTACGGATTCACGCGAAGCACACGTACCGAGGGCGGCGTTGTGGAAGTCCATCTGGATGTGCAGCACGGCCGCATCGAACAGGCCAGAATTTTCGGGGATTTCTTCGGCGCGCGAGCAGTGAGCGAACTTGAGTCCCTGCTTGCGGGCTGCCGTCATGAGCGGGGCGACCTGTCAAAGCTCCTGGAGGATGTACCGGTCGGTGACTTCATTCGCAACGTGGATGCTGCGACATTCATAGATTGTCTTTTCTGA
- a CDS encoding 4Fe-4S dicluster domain-containing protein, with protein MQIFDLATADLEFVAEVEARSHQKIRNCYQCGNCTAGCPYTFAYDYSVSQIMRLIQTGQKEAVLKSRSLWLCGSCQSCTTRCPNMIDVALIMDVCRHMAREAGYATERSVKIFADSFLASVERHGRAYELGLMTAYMTRSGRVFTDVDLAPQALMRGKLPFKPHQIQGREQVARIFERFRKGGDNV; from the coding sequence ATGCAAATCTTTGATCTTGCCACTGCCGACCTTGAGTTTGTCGCCGAGGTCGAAGCCCGCAGCCACCAGAAAATCAGGAACTGCTACCAGTGCGGCAATTGTACGGCCGGATGCCCGTATACATTCGCCTACGATTATTCGGTCAGTCAGATCATGCGACTGATTCAGACCGGACAAAAGGAAGCAGTGCTGAAAAGCAGGTCCCTGTGGCTGTGCGGCTCCTGTCAATCCTGTACCACGCGCTGTCCGAACATGATCGACGTCGCGCTGATCATGGATGTCTGTCGGCACATGGCCCGGGAAGCCGGGTACGCCACGGAGCGTTCCGTGAAGATTTTCGCCGACTCGTTTTTGGCCTCGGTCGAGCGCCATGGCCGCGCCTATGAGCTGGGTCTCATGACTGCGTACATGACGCGCTCCGGCCGCGTATTCACCGATGTCGATCTGGCACCGCAGGCTCTCATGCGCGGCAAGTTGCCGTTCAAACCGCACCAGATTCAGGGACGCGAACAGGTGGCCCGCATTTTCGAGCGGTTCCGCAAAGGAGGCGACAATGTTTAA
- a CDS encoding CoB--CoM heterodisulfide reductase iron-sulfur subunit B family protein: MFKIAYYPGCSGQGTSLEYDSSTRAVCKALDVELVDIPDWSCCGSSPAHTVNHVLSAALSARNLAQVEVMGMDKVTTPCPSCLTNLRTAAHKMEDPGFRSKANALLDVPCNGHVDAQSVLQVLAENVDPELIKSKVVKPLTGIKIACYYGCIMNRPPELMRFDHHENPMAMDNLMTALGAEVVPFPLKVECCGASYGIPRNDIVMRLSGKLLDAGRDVGADAFVTACPLCQMNLDLRQGQINRALHEKFRIPVFYYTQLLGYALGLDRAVLGFEKLCVDPRLALGKIKQPAQAR, from the coding sequence ATGTTTAAAATCGCGTATTATCCGGGCTGTTCCGGCCAGGGCACGTCTCTGGAATACGACAGCTCCACCCGCGCGGTCTGCAAGGCTCTGGACGTGGAACTGGTGGACATTCCGGACTGGAGCTGCTGTGGTTCCTCCCCCGCGCACACCGTGAATCATGTCCTGTCCGCGGCCCTGTCCGCCCGCAACCTGGCCCAGGTCGAGGTCATGGGCATGGACAAGGTGACGACGCCCTGTCCCAGCTGCCTGACCAACCTGCGCACCGCCGCCCACAAGATGGAAGACCCCGGGTTTCGTTCCAAGGCCAATGCGCTCCTCGATGTGCCCTGCAATGGCCATGTGGACGCCCAGTCCGTCTTGCAGGTGCTGGCCGAAAACGTGGACCCCGAACTGATCAAGTCAAAGGTCGTAAAGCCCCTGACCGGAATCAAGATCGCCTGTTATTACGGTTGCATCATGAACCGTCCTCCGGAGCTGATGCGCTTCGACCACCACGAAAATCCCATGGCCATGGACAATCTGATGACCGCGCTCGGGGCGGAGGTCGTGCCGTTCCCGCTCAAGGTGGAGTGCTGCGGCGCTTCGTACGGCATACCGCGTAACGATATCGTGATGCGGCTGTCGGGCAAGCTGCTGGACGCCGGGCGCGATGTCGGCGCGGACGCCTTCGTGACCGCCTGTCCCTTGTGCCAGATGAACCTGGATCTCAGGCAGGGCCAGATCAACCGCGCCCTGCACGAGAAATTCAGGATTCCGGTATTCTATTACACCCAACTCCTTGGCTATGCTCTGGGATTGGACCGCGCCGTGCTTGGCTTTGAAAAGCTCTGTGTCGATCCGAGACTCGCCCTGGGC